The following nucleotide sequence is from Mycobacterium sp. Z3061.
TTGGGCCTGTCCCGCAACGCAATCCTGTTCGCCGGGTTGCTGGGTGGGCTGGTGTGGACGGCGGTGGTGCCGGTCTCGGCGGGCTTGTCGGATCGGGTCGGGCGGCGACCGGTCATCCTGGCCGGGTGGGCGCTGGGCCTGCCGTGGTCTTTCGCGGTGCTGCCGTTGATCGACGCCGACAACGCGACGTTGTTCGCGGTGGCGATCGCCGGCACGTACGGAATCGCCGCGTTCGCCTACGCTCCGATGACTTCCTTTGTGCCTGAGCTGTTCACGACGTCGCACCGCTATACCGGCGCCGGGTTGGCGATCAACATCTCCGGCATTCTCGGCGGCGCCGTTCCACCGCTGATCGCCGAACCGCTGAGCGTGCGCTACGGCAGCTGGAGCATCGGTCTCATGCTGGCGGTGCTGGTGGTGCTGAGCCTCTGGTGTACCTATCGGCTGCCGGAGACGCGCGGGACATCTCTCGACCAGGTGATAGCGCCGGCGATATCACGTTCCGGCGGCAGTCATGCCGAGCTCCGCCGGGACGCGAGTGACTGATGTGACGAGTCCGGCTGTCTGAAACCCGCGCCGAGGTGCAGTGGACTTGAGTCACATCCGTCACTCCCGTCTCTGCAAACCAAGGCATGATGCGGTCGCGATCGTGATAGCGCCGGCGATATCACCGGCCCGCTGGATGGGCGGCCTGGGCGCCCGATTCAGCACGAGTCACCCGCAGTTGTTCGGCCAGCTCCCGGATCTCACCGCGCAGTTCGTCGATCTGAGCCGCGGTCGCCACCTGATTGGCCGTGTCGGTTTCGGAAACCCGCTGCACGATCCAGGAGGCCAGCGATCCGGTAACCACACCGATCAGGGTGATGCCGCCCATCATCAGCAGGACCGCTACCACGCGTCCCGTCACGGTGAGCGGATAGAGGTTGCCATAGCCCACTGTGGTGACCGTGGTGATGGCCCACCACACTGCCTTACCGAAGCTGTTGATGGTGGTGCCGACCTGTTGACGTTCGGCGTCCAACACCGCCAGCGCACCCGTATAGACCAGCAGCAGGACCCCGGACACCGTGTAGATCAGGATCTGCCCCCGCACAGCGTGACCGACGGCCTTCTGCAACACGCCCAGCAGCACAATCAGGCGCACCATCCGCAACGGACGCAGGAACGGCAGCAAGACGATCAGCAGGTCGACGATGTGCAGCAGGAACCATTCGCGGCGGTTGTCCGCCAGCACCAGGCGCGCGAAGTAATCCCCGACGAACAAGGCCCAGGCAACCCAGCAGAGGAACCACAGGATGCGCGCCTCGGACCCGTGTGGCCTGGCCAGGATCTGCACCGAGTACATGATCAGGAAGGCGACGGCGACCACGGCCAGCGGCCACTCGGTGCGCTGCCTCCACAGCTGTTCCTTGGAGAGAGAGTGCATGTGCCTCACCCTACGAGCTGGCCGGCGAGATCGACGAAATCACAAGCGTTGACGTCGAACTCGTCCGAATAAGCAACGTCGGCCACGCCGTCGGCGCCGAATTCGAGCGGTCGCGCGATGAAGGCGGTCCGGAATCCGAGTTGGGCGGCGGCGCGCAGGTCGTATTTGTGGCTGGCCACCATCATGATGTCGCCGGGCGGCAGGCCGAGATACGTGGCGGCCATCCGGTAGGCGCCGGGATCGGGTTTGAACACCCCGGCCATCTCCGCGGTGAAGATCGCGTCCCAGGGCAGGCCGGCCCGCTTGGACATGTTGATCACCGCGCTGACGTCGGCATTCGACAGCGTCGCCAGCACATAGATGCGGCGTAGCCGGGTCAGCCCCGCCACCGCGTCCGGCCACGGACGCAGCCGCTGCCAGGCCAGGGCGAGGTCGTCACGCTCGGCGGCCGTGAGGTCGGTGAAGCCGGCGTCGGCGAGCACGGTGTCGAGGACGTCCCGGTATATCGAGTGCACCGAAACCCAGGTGTCCTGCTTGGGCCGGCGTTCCAAGGCCGCGAAGTAGCCGGCCCGCCAACTGCGGACGACCTCGGGCCAATCCACGCCGGAGTCGCGGCCGGCGCTGATGCGGCGCGCCTCGTCGCACACCGTCGAGTGAAAGTCGGTCGCGGTTCCCTGGACATCGAATAACAGCGCCTTGAGCACCCGACCGAATCTACGATGTGCACCGTGGCTAGCGACTGTCCCCCCGAAGACGTCATCGAAGAACAAGAGCCCGACTACCGTTTCACCCTCGCCAACGAGCGAACTTTTCTGGCCTGGCAGCGCACCGCGCTCGGCCTGCTCGCGGCCGCGGTCGCGCTGGTGAACTTCGTCCCGGAACTGGTGGTGGTCGGGGCGCGGCGAATCATGGGCATCGGATTGGCAGCGCTCGCGATCTCGACCAGCTGGACCGGACTACAGCGTTGGCGCCAGGCCGACCGCGCCATGCGCCGCGGGGAGCCACTACCGCGGCACCCGTCCCCCGGCCTACTGGCGATCGGGCTCATCGTGCTCGGGGTGATCACACTGAGCATGGTGATCGCGAAAGTATTCCTGGGTTGACCGGCCCCACCGGCCCAGGTGGGCCCGCCGAACGTACGACGCTGGCCTGGTCCCGGACATCGTTCGCGTTTCTGGTCAACGGAGTGCTGCTGGCGCTGAAGGACGTTCACGGCGCCGGGCACCGGCTGGGCGCGCTGCTGCCGGCCGGGGTGGCCTGCCTCGCCGCGTCGGTCACCTATGTGATTGCGCTGCGACGCCAGCACACGCTGACCCAACGCCCGTTGCCGACGCCGCTCACCGCGCGCCGGCAGGTGTACGTCATCGGGCTGGCAACCCTGGTGCTGACCGTCACCACCGCGATTGCCGAACTGCTGTAACGCTTTTCGGCTACCAGAGGTAGACGACGGCGTCCTTGCCGCCGGTGCACCTGATCCACGGATTGGTGCCGTCGCCGGCGCACTGCAGCAGGAAGTTCGCCGCGTTTTTCGGGTCGCAGTTCGCGCCGGGGACGGTGAAGCAGTCGACGGCTCCGGGCGACGAGACGGTGCGCGCGCCGTTGGTGGCGTTGTTGTAGGTGTTCCAGTACGCATGCAATACCGCGTTGGCGAAGTAGCACGACGTCTGCGGCGAACCGCGCCCGCCGTGTGAGCCGTACCCGGTGACGTTCATCTGGAAGCCCTGATCGCAACTCTGGTGGCTGGCGCTCTGGT
It contains:
- a CDS encoding ion channel; translation: MHSLSKEQLWRQRTEWPLAVVAVAFLIMYSVQILARPHGSEARILWFLCWVAWALFVGDYFARLVLADNRREWFLLHIVDLLIVLLPFLRPLRMVRLIVLLGVLQKAVGHAVRGQILIYTVSGVLLLVYTGALAVLDAERQQVGTTINSFGKAVWWAITTVTTVGYGNLYPLTVTGRVVAVLLMMGGITLIGVVTGSLASWIVQRVSETDTANQVATAAQIDELRGEIRELAEQLRVTRAESGAQAAHPAGR
- a CDS encoding haloacid dehalogenase type II, with protein sequence MLKALLFDVQGTATDFHSTVCDEARRISAGRDSGVDWPEVVRSWRAGYFAALERRPKQDTWVSVHSIYRDVLDTVLADAGFTDLTAAERDDLALAWQRLRPWPDAVAGLTRLRRIYVLATLSNADVSAVINMSKRAGLPWDAIFTAEMAGVFKPDPGAYRMAATYLGLPPGDIMMVASHKYDLRAAAQLGFRTAFIARPLEFGADGVADVAYSDEFDVNACDFVDLAGQLVG
- a CDS encoding YidH family protein, with translation MCTVASDCPPEDVIEEQEPDYRFTLANERTFLAWQRTALGLLAAAVALVNFVPELVVVGARRIMGIGLAALAISTSWTGLQRWRQADRAMRRGEPLPRHPSPGLLAIGLIVLGVITLSMVIAKVFLG
- a CDS encoding DUF202 domain-containing protein translates to MTGPTGPGGPAERTTLAWSRTSFAFLVNGVLLALKDVHGAGHRLGALLPAGVACLAASVTYVIALRRQHTLTQRPLPTPLTARRQVYVIGLATLVLTVTTAIAELL